Proteins encoded in a region of the Candidatus Obscuribacterales bacterium genome:
- a CDS encoding TniQ family protein: protein MPLVNFLQPSVEPWLFQVEPYPNESFGHFLGRFRRANCLSSAHLAAMLGVRSHVVAYWESPSRQRRPSPSLLPQLAQLTGVSVNRLQAMWLPSVTGLHWPTRLCPDCYAEAPWHQLTWQLADQPHCAVHQRSLVSQCPCCHHAFQLPSYWATGQCDRCQLPFAQMRFYQAAVETT from the coding sequence ATGCCGCTAGTGAACTTCTTACAGCCCTCAGTCGAGCCGTGGCTGTTTCAGGTCGAGCCCTACCCCAACGAGAGCTTTGGCCACTTCCTGGGCCGTTTTCGCCGCGCCAATTGCCTCAGTAGTGCTCATCTGGCTGCGATGCTGGGGGTGCGATCGCATGTCGTCGCTTATTGGGAAAGCCCCTCTCGCCAACGAAGACCCAGCCCATCGCTCCTTCCGCAACTGGCTCAGCTCACAGGCGTTAGCGTGAATCGCTTGCAAGCGATGTGGCTACCGTCAGTAACAGGGCTCCATTGGCCGACGCGGTTGTGTCCTGACTGCTACGCGGAAGCACCCTGGCATCAACTCACCTGGCAACTGGCTGACCAACCTCATTGTGCAGTCCACCAGCGATCTCTGGTGTCGCAGTGTCCTTGCTGTCACCATGCCTTTCAACTGCCTAGTTATTGGGCAACAGGCCAGTGCGATCGCTGCCAGCTCCCCTTTGCACAAATGCGGTTTTACCAGGCTGCTGTCGAAACAACTTGA